The nucleotide sequence CGGAAGAACTCCACGGCGTCGCGCCCGAACGTGGCATCGCAGGTGATGAACGACAGGTCGGTGTAGAGCTTGGCGGTCTTCTCGTTGTAGTTGCCGGTGCCCAGCTGCGTGATGTGCTGCAGGCCGTGCTCGGTCTGGCGCGTGATGCAGCAGATCTTCGAGTGCACCTTGAAGTCGCGGAAACCGTAGATCACCTTGCAGCCCGCCTGCTCGAAGCGCTGCGACCACTCGATGTTGTTGCTCTCGTCGAAGCGGGCGCGCAATTCGAACAGCGCGGTGACCTCCTTGCCCATCTCGGCGGCGGCGATGAGCGCTTCGGCGAGGTGCGACTGGCTGGCCAGGCGGTACAGCGTGATCTTGATGGAGATGACCGCCGGGTCGTTCGCCGCCTCGCGCAGAAGCTGCACGAACGGGTCCATGCTCTCGTAGGGGTAGGAGAGCAGCGTCTCGCGTTCCGTCACCTGCTCGATGAGGGAGCGGTTGCGGTCGAGGCTCGCCGGCCACTGCGGCGAGAACGGCGGGTTCGTGAGCGCCGCGCGCTCCTTCGCCGGCAGCCGCGACGCCAGAGCGAACGTGTAGCCCAAATCGAGCGGCACCGAGGTAGAGAACACCTGGTGGGGCTTCAGGTTAAGGCGCGCCAGCAGCAGCTTCTCCAGCGTGGCCGACAGCGGGCGCTCGCTTTCCAGCCGCACGGGGGCCAGGCGGGAGCGCTTCTTCAGGATGCGCTTCATGTGCTCGCGGTAGTCCTCGTCGGCCTCGTCGGAGCCCTCGGTGGCGTCGAGGTCGGCGTTGCGGGTGACGCAGATGACGTTCGTGTGCTTCACGGTGTACATGGAGAATATCTCGGCCGCCACCATCTCTATGGCGTGCTCCAGCAGGACGAAGGCCAGCTCCTTGCCCTTGCCCGGCAGCGCGATGACGCGCTCGCACTGGCGCGGCATCGGCACGAGCCCCAGCGTCACGCCCTCGGCGCCCAGGTTCTTCGCCTTCTTGGCCTCCTTGACGGCGGCCTTGTCCGTCTTCCCGTCCTTGTCTGCCTTTGCCTTCGCGGCCTCCTTCTTGCGCTGCCGCTCCGCCTCGTCGTTCAGGCGCACCACCACGTACAGGGCGCCGTTCTCCAGGTGGGGGAAGGGGTGGCGCGCGTTGATGATCTGCGGCGACAGGAACGGCATGACGTTGTCGTGCACGTAGGCGGAAAGCCATGCGCGCTGCCCGTCGTCCAGCTCGTCGGGGCGCAGGTGCTGCACGCCGTGTTCGCCCAGCAGGCGACGTACCTCCTCGAACGTGCGCTCCTGGATGGGGTACAGCTCGTGGCAGCGTGCGTAGATGGCGTCGAGCTGCTCGGCGGGCGTCATACCCGACTTCGAGTCCACGATGTGCTTCTTCACGAGCGACAGGTCGGTCAGGCTGCCCACGCGCACCATGAAGAACTCCTGCAGGTTGCTCCAGAAGATGGAGACGAAGTTCAGGCGCTCGAGCAGCGGCACCGTCTCGTCGGCGCCCTGGTCCAGCACGCGCTCGTTGAACGTGAGCCACGA is from Gordonibacter urolithinfaciens and encodes:
- the ppk1 gene encoding polyphosphate kinase 1, with the translated sequence MDTPKDMPNPEETADPAAAATQAAPAAQVEAETKRASASSRDEIAAQADVAALADAAAMQVSAPVRGEEAAQAADPGPGAAPYMQNRELSWLTFNERVLDQGADETVPLLERLNFVSIFWSNLQEFFMVRVGSLTDLSLVKKHIVDSKSGMTPAEQLDAIYARCHELYPIQERTFEEVRRLLGEHGVQHLRPDELDDGQRAWLSAYVHDNVMPFLSPQIINARHPFPHLENGALYVVVRLNDEAERQRKKEAAKAKADKDGKTDKAAVKEAKKAKNLGAEGVTLGLVPMPRQCERVIALPGKGKELAFVLLEHAIEMVAAEIFSMYTVKHTNVICVTRNADLDATEGSDEADEDYREHMKRILKKRSRLAPVRLESERPLSATLEKLLLARLNLKPHQVFSTSVPLDLGYTFALASRLPAKERAALTNPPFSPQWPASLDRNRSLIEQVTERETLLSYPYESMDPFVQLLREAANDPAVISIKITLYRLASQSHLAEALIAAAEMGKEVTALFELRARFDESNNIEWSQRFEQAGCKVIYGFRDFKVHSKICCITRQTEHGLQHITQLGTGNYNEKTAKLYTDLSFITCDATFGRDAVEFFRNMGLENTSDNYDIMWVAPLQIKPMILAGIDTQIAHAQAGEPSGLFFKTNSITDKDVIEKLVEASQAGVPVTLFVRGISCIVPGLERLTENVRVVSIVGRLLEHSRIYGFGPRETMKLYLSSADLMTRNMDKRIEIAWPVLNDELREQILGYLDVSLEDTAKLRELLPDKSYTPLGAFARKDGEGGTVLFDSQEFFIKQAQEHRLSAAEEAAARTANRGRGENGAQEAVLAAAQAAVEAAVGRVAEERAAQGEADGAAATAQSVARALAAAEAAAESAAEEVLAEETAVPEALPKSQPTRAPKAAPAAPTSKAMARPARPAHPHKPSLLVRILSKFVR